A segment of the Bacillota bacterium genome:
GTCGGCGATGCACCGGGACAAAGTGCGCATGCCCGGAAAAGCCGCCTCCAGGATCCTGCCATGCGCTCCCAGCACCTCCGGGTCGTCCGTGGTAAGTACCCGTATGACCCCAACCCGAACCGAGCCACCAGCGGCGGTCACCGGCCCATCTCCCCCTTCGCCAGAACCTCTTCTATCGGCCGGTACTGAATGTCAAACCCGAAGTGAGCCGGCCCCAGGTTATCCAATCCCTCCGGCGTGCGGTACTGGGGTCTGGCGCGCTGCCCCACCACCGCCACACGCTGGCCTGCGGCCACCTGGGGGTTGGTCAGAGGCATCCCGGCGTCGACGTCTACGATGGAGATGAGATCCGGCGCCGTGACGTAAGGCTCCTCGTCGACCCAGCTGACCAGGTTTTCGTTTTTGAACCAGATTCTGAGCGTCTGACCCGCCCACGAGTCCTCCCCGCTGATCACGTGCTCCCCCCAGAAGAAGCCATCGCGGTTTTCTCCGCTGGCCCGGGTAACTCTTCCCCGGAAGATGACCCGGCCCCCGGCGCTGGCAGCGCCCGCCTCAGCCACGTCTATGCCGCTCTTCCGCGCGTCGAGCATGGCCTTCCCCACCCGGAACGCCTCACTGAGGGTGCGCAGGACAGCAACCGCCCTGGCCTCACGCACCTTCATGAGAAAACCGGCCACGCCCGTGTGCCCGAAAGACGCCACGGCCAGGTGTCTGACCATCCGTTCTGCCATCTGCGGGCTCAGTGCCTCCCTGACCACGCACCTGTTGCCCCAGGCATCCACCGTGGCAAGGGGCCAGATCTTGCCCCCGCCCAGGCACGGCGTGGTATTCGAAAGCTCCGGGATCGCCCGCCCCGCATAGTCGGCATCCAGCACCGGAATGCCCAGGTACGATCCGGTGGTCAGGGCAACACACGTGTTGGAGGCGCCCAGTTCCGGTGGCACGATCGCGCCCACCGTGACCCCGGTGGCCGCCTCAAGTTCACGCACTGCCTCGGCCACATGATAGTAAAACTGGTTTTCCTCGTGCATCCCCAGGTTTTCCCTGAGTTCGATCATGGCAGGTGTGGGTGCCGCCGGCGAACCGGTTCTGCTCACCCTGACGCACCACGCCTCCGCATCGACCTCCTCGGGATCTGTCCATCCCACCGTACGCTGTGCCGACAGCTCTCTCTCGATGAGCATTCTCCCCCGCCCGGGGTCGCCTCCCCCGCCCGTGGCGAAAAGGGTGAGCCCGATCAGGAAAGCCTCGATGTCTTCCGGCTCCCTCAAGAACGTGGTGGACATGCTTCCTTACCTCCCCGGCTACTTGCCGCCCCAGTATATACTCTCGAGGCCGACGAACCTCTCGGTGACAAAGATCACAAACGCGGTCATGGCAATGGTTACGGTACCCACCGCTGCAGCGGTAGGATCGAACTGAAAACGCAAGTAGTCAAACACTTGAATCGGGAGCGTCGTCATCCCGACCCCTGAGAGCAGCAGGGAAATCGGGAACTGGTCGAATGACGTAATAAAGGAAAACATGGCCCCGGATATGAGCCCCCCTTTCACGAGGGGCAGGGTGATCCGGAGGAGCGTGGCCACCGGGCCAGCTCCCAGGCTCCGCGCCGCCTCCTCCAGACAGCGGTCAAAGTTGTACAGTGCGGTGCTCAC
Coding sequences within it:
- a CDS encoding DUF917 domain-containing protein — translated: MSTTFLREPEDIEAFLIGLTLFATGGGGDPGRGRMLIERELSAQRTVGWTDPEEVDAEAWCVRVSRTGSPAAPTPAMIELRENLGMHEENQFYYHVAEAVRELEAATGVTVGAIVPPELGASNTCVALTTGSYLGIPVLDADYAGRAIPELSNTTPCLGGGKIWPLATVDAWGNRCVVREALSPQMAERMVRHLAVASFGHTGVAGFLMKVREARAVAVLRTLSEAFRVGKAMLDARKSGIDVAEAGAASAGGRVIFRGRVTRASGENRDGFFWGEHVISGEDSWAGQTLRIWFKNENLVSWVDEEPYVTAPDLISIVDVDAGMPLTNPQVAAGQRVAVVGQRARPQYRTPEGLDNLGPAHFGFDIQYRPIEEVLAKGEMGR